One window of the Runella slithyformis DSM 19594 genome contains the following:
- a CDS encoding carbon-nitrogen hydrolase family protein: protein METNKDNKTIENIELVFLTQEDYQEIKEIMIETYSTMPNAYWKEHHIKTLITLFHEGQVGIRVDNELAGCALSIIVDYDKVESKHTYKAITGNYSFNTHTNKGDVLYGIDVFIKPKFRGLRLGRRLYDYRKELCEKLNLKGIVFGGRIPNYHQYSDTISPKEYIEKVRNKEIHDPVLNFQLSNDFHPARILQGYLEGDTDSNEYAVLLEWDNVYYEKSSDQAAFKKSVIRLGLIQWQMRLYNNFDELMQQVEYFVDAVSGYRSDFALFPEFFNAPLMSDYNHLSEPEAIRKLAEYTERIVTRFSELAISYNINIITGSMPEVVDHHLYNVGYLCKRDGGIERFEKLHVTPDEAKVWGMQGGSTIKTFDTDCGKIGILICYDVEFPELSRILADEGMNILFVPFLTDTQNGYSRVRNCAQARAIENECYVAIAGSVGNLPKVHNMDIQYAQSMVFTPCDFSFPTNGIKAEATPNTEMILIADVDIDMLRELNQFGSVRNLKDRRTDIYSIIHKKEMKDTL from the coding sequence ATGGAAACAAACAAAGACAATAAAACAATTGAGAATATTGAGTTGGTTTTTCTTACCCAGGAAGACTACCAAGAGATCAAAGAAATCATGATTGAGACCTATTCCACTATGCCAAACGCGTATTGGAAAGAACATCACATCAAAACATTGATCACTCTTTTTCATGAAGGGCAAGTGGGTATCAGAGTAGATAACGAACTGGCGGGATGTGCGTTATCCATTATTGTAGACTACGATAAAGTTGAATCCAAACATACGTACAAAGCCATAACGGGAAATTACAGTTTTAACACCCATACCAACAAAGGCGATGTTTTGTACGGAATTGATGTATTTATTAAACCCAAATTTCGCGGCCTGCGACTGGGAAGGCGCCTGTATGATTACCGAAAAGAACTTTGTGAGAAATTAAACCTGAAAGGCATTGTGTTTGGGGGACGAATCCCCAATTACCATCAATATTCCGATACCATCTCCCCCAAAGAGTACATTGAAAAGGTACGAAACAAAGAAATTCACGACCCTGTTTTAAACTTTCAATTGTCCAACGACTTTCACCCGGCCCGAATCCTGCAAGGCTATCTGGAAGGCGACACCGACTCCAATGAATATGCCGTACTGCTGGAGTGGGACAATGTGTATTATGAAAAAAGTTCAGATCAGGCGGCCTTTAAAAAATCAGTGATCCGATTGGGCCTGATCCAATGGCAGATGAGACTGTACAACAACTTTGATGAGCTCATGCAGCAGGTGGAATACTTTGTGGATGCGGTATCGGGCTATCGGTCTGATTTTGCGCTGTTTCCGGAGTTTTTCAATGCTCCCTTGATGTCTGATTACAATCACCTCTCCGAGCCCGAAGCCATCCGAAAATTGGCCGAATACACGGAGCGCATCGTTACCCGTTTTTCTGAGCTTGCCATCTCGTACAACATCAATATCATTACAGGAAGTATGCCGGAAGTCGTTGATCACCATCTGTACAATGTGGGATATCTATGCAAAAGAGACGGGGGAATTGAACGATTTGAAAAATTGCACGTAACCCCGGATGAAGCAAAGGTATGGGGAATGCAGGGCGGCAGCACCATCAAAACGTTTGATACTGATTGCGGAAAAATAGGAATCCTTATTTGTTATGATGTTGAATTTCCTGAGTTAAGCCGTATTTTAGCCGATGAGGGCATGAATATTCTGTTTGTGCCCTTCCTCACCGACACCCAAAACGGCTATTCAAGGGTAAGAAACTGCGCACAGGCCCGAGCCATTGAAAATGAATGCTATGTGGCCATTGCGGGCAGCGTCGGCAACTTACCGAAGGTGCACAACATGGATATTCAATATGCCCAATCCATGGTTTTTACTCCCTGCGATTTTTCGTTTCCCACCAACGGAATAAAAGCGGAAGCTACCCCCAATACCGAAATGATCTTAATTGCCGACGTTGATATTGATATGTTACGGGAATTAAATCAATTTGGAAGTGTTCGAAATTTAAAAGACCGAAGAACGGATATTTATTCGATCATTCACAAAAAGGAAATGAAAGACACGCTGTAA
- a CDS encoding DUF6786 family protein: MSSPANSFGADLEFLKKHQKPLVLISPDDDSAQVAVVGALQGRVMTSTANGTSGNSYGWLNYKLLESGKFTPHMSAFGGEDRFWIGPEGGQFSIYFQQGKQFVFDDWQVPGVLDSEPFEVVSSDKSKAVFRKTASLTNYSGTTFNIVIDRSVETLSKVEVETAINFPLRDVKTVAYESINKITNQGADWKKETGLLSIWILGMFNPTPQTTVVVPFVGGTDHKGKINDSYFGKVPAERLIIEDSVLYFKADGKHRSKIGLPPSIAKPVMGSYDSEKGVLTIVTYDLDPTGDYVNSMWEIQKEPFKGDAANSYNDGPVEDGTQMGPFYELESSSPAKALKKGETLTHRSRTYHFEGDKTALNAVARRMLGVSLEEISKH, from the coding sequence ATGTCTTCTCCTGCAAATTCCTTCGGCGCTGACCTCGAATTCTTAAAAAAACACCAAAAGCCCCTTGTACTTATTTCTCCCGACGATGACTCGGCGCAGGTCGCCGTGGTCGGAGCGTTGCAGGGACGCGTCATGACCTCTACCGCCAACGGCACCTCCGGCAACAGCTACGGATGGTTGAACTATAAACTCCTCGAATCGGGCAAATTTACACCGCACATGAGCGCCTTCGGCGGCGAAGACCGCTTTTGGATCGGCCCGGAAGGCGGGCAGTTTTCCATTTATTTTCAGCAGGGCAAACAATTCGTGTTCGACGATTGGCAGGTCCCGGGCGTCCTTGATTCCGAGCCGTTTGAGGTAGTTTCTTCCGACAAATCCAAAGCAGTATTTCGCAAAACCGCTTCGCTGACCAATTATTCAGGCACAACATTCAACATCGTCATTGACCGCAGTGTAGAAACGCTCAGCAAAGTAGAAGTGGAAACGGCCATCAATTTTCCGCTTCGAGACGTAAAAACGGTCGCCTACGAAAGCATCAATAAAATCACCAACCAAGGAGCCGACTGGAAAAAAGAAACGGGATTGCTTTCTATCTGGATTTTGGGCATGTTTAACCCTACACCCCAAACCACCGTGGTAGTGCCGTTTGTAGGAGGAACTGACCACAAAGGCAAGATCAACGACAGCTATTTCGGCAAAGTCCCCGCCGAGCGCCTCATCATCGAAGACAGCGTGTTGTACTTCAAAGCCGACGGCAAACACCGCAGCAAGATCGGTCTGCCGCCGAGCATTGCCAAGCCTGTGATGGGTAGTTATGATTCCGAAAAAGGCGTATTAACCATTGTCACCTACGATTTAGATCCCACCGGCGACTACGTCAACTCCATGTGGGAAATCCAGAAAGAACCCTTCAAAGGCGACGCCGCCAATTCTTACAACGACGGTCCCGTCGAAGACGGCACCCAAATGGGCCCGTTTTACGAACTGGAATCCTCCTCCCCCGCCAAAGCCCTCAAAAAAGGCGAAACCCTCACCCACCGCAGCCGCACGTACCACTTTGAAGGCGATAAAACGGCGCTGAACGCCGTGGCAAGGAGAATGCTGGGCGTGAGTTTGGAAGAGATCTCGAAGCATTAA
- a CDS encoding DUF4932 domain-containing protein has product MTIQKNPFFTLKLLVVAFLFGIVCTSCGNPLAPKARFSAEYQRQNRQQATIEIPEAYELSAILVALTGYRNVLNDKDPYVQAVKAHFAPFKSHPMVKYVAKKMNKLGSYNYLQFRKDAIMRSFTANNKLINNEIYQSRFPINAITLGLADRPALLRDFVEKSNFRSFYAQQKDYYQRQIGRADRFMPMQKMWKWAESQFPARYDSYKIFLTAMDGGFHFTFRVANKGFRQTLMFVTAPNDLPDTRTEAEKEGAWSRMVFTEIDHNYVNPVTDTYRRQVEAAMPDWKKWNQTKAGNKGMYESAYLTFNEYMTWATFSLYAYDNFSPEDFEKINKKEEDFMVNGRGFHRFREFNQFVLNCYKNRAPNQTVADLYPAVIEWLKKQP; this is encoded by the coding sequence ATGACTATTCAAAAAAATCCATTTTTTACGTTAAAGCTTCTCGTTGTCGCCTTCTTATTCGGGATTGTGTGTACCTCCTGCGGTAATCCTTTGGCACCTAAAGCCCGTTTTTCAGCCGAATATCAACGCCAAAATCGCCAACAAGCTACCATCGAGATACCCGAAGCCTACGAATTGAGCGCTATTTTGGTCGCACTCACGGGCTATCGCAATGTGTTGAACGACAAAGACCCTTACGTACAAGCCGTCAAAGCTCATTTCGCCCCCTTCAAAAGTCACCCAATGGTAAAGTACGTTGCCAAAAAAATGAATAAATTGGGCAGTTACAACTACCTTCAATTCCGCAAAGACGCCATTATGCGTAGTTTTACGGCTAATAATAAGCTGATTAACAACGAAATCTATCAAAGCAGATTTCCCATCAATGCCATTACATTGGGACTCGCCGACCGCCCCGCCCTCCTGCGCGATTTTGTAGAAAAATCAAATTTTCGGTCTTTTTATGCCCAACAAAAAGACTACTACCAACGGCAAATAGGCCGTGCTGACCGGTTTATGCCCATGCAAAAGATGTGGAAATGGGCAGAAAGTCAGTTTCCGGCGCGTTATGACAGCTATAAAATCTTTTTGACTGCCATGGATGGCGGCTTTCATTTCACATTTCGGGTAGCCAACAAAGGCTTTCGACAAACCCTCATGTTTGTCACTGCCCCCAATGACCTGCCTGATACCCGCACTGAAGCCGAAAAAGAAGGGGCCTGGTCGCGGATGGTTTTTACCGAAATAGACCACAACTACGTCAACCCCGTCACGGATACCTACCGCAGGCAGGTAGAAGCCGCCATGCCTGATTGGAAAAAATGGAACCAAACCAAAGCAGGTAATAAAGGCATGTATGAATCGGCCTATTTGACCTTCAACGAATACATGACCTGGGCTACTTTCAGCCTTTATGCTTACGACAATTTCAGTCCCGAAGATTTTGAGAAAATCAACAAAAAAGAAGAAGATTTTATGGTCAACGGCCGCGGTTTTCATCGGTTCAGGGAGTTCAACCAATTTGTGCTAAATTGCTACAAAAATCGTGCGCCCAACCAAACCGTGGCCGATTTGTACCCCGCCGTCATCGAATGGCTTAAAAAACAACCTTAA
- a CDS encoding DUF4249 domain-containing protein, with protein sequence MRTFLLSVFGSLTVVWVVVGCVDLYEPDFVSTLDLLTVEGTLTALPESQFIKLSRSVADKVTGRFGTPFVAGVQMEPVVDDTQIVSLRETIPGTYSAPVEFRGQAGHRYQLRFQLPDRTRYESSAETMPAVVLITKVYQQFNAQSLPVTPIKGFTSANDVYIDFQDSADATNYYRWQWKLWERQEYCQVGDFQDLYCEPMCWKIIQNCEVDAASSLYNNGRTVVDKRVAKVPYFQDIACLVEIRQFSLIPGAYRHYKLLADQTQRTGTLTDTPPAAPVGNVKNVANDREIVVGYFSASSTYKTLYWLQRITNPGAPIGLFRGLYGRPPPIPPETPHRALRGKTELHQTRRLAGLSIL encoded by the coding sequence ATGCGCACCTTTCTGTTGTCTGTCTTTGGCTCTCTTACGGTTGTGTGGGTGGTAGTGGGTTGCGTAGACCTGTACGAGCCTGATTTTGTCTCGACCCTTGATCTGCTCACGGTCGAGGGGACCCTCACGGCTCTGCCCGAATCCCAGTTCATCAAACTCAGTCGTTCTGTCGCCGATAAGGTCACAGGACGTTTTGGGACTCCATTCGTTGCGGGAGTCCAAATGGAACCGGTCGTGGATGACACCCAAATCGTTTCTTTAAGGGAAACCATCCCCGGAACATATAGCGCTCCCGTTGAATTTAGGGGTCAGGCAGGGCACCGTTACCAATTACGCTTCCAACTGCCCGACAGAACGCGCTACGAGTCTTCGGCAGAAACAATGCCGGCCGTGGTGCTCATCACCAAAGTCTATCAGCAGTTCAACGCGCAAAGTCTACCCGTTACCCCAATCAAAGGTTTTACCTCGGCCAATGACGTGTACATTGATTTTCAGGACTCCGCCGATGCTACCAATTATTACCGCTGGCAGTGGAAACTCTGGGAACGGCAGGAATATTGTCAGGTGGGTGATTTTCAGGATCTGTATTGCGAACCAATGTGTTGGAAGATCATTCAGAACTGCGAGGTCGACGCCGCGAGTAGCCTATACAATAACGGGCGCACCGTCGTCGACAAGCGCGTAGCGAAAGTCCCTTACTTTCAGGACATTGCCTGTTTGGTAGAAATTCGTCAATTTTCACTTATCCCCGGCGCGTATCGCCACTACAAACTACTGGCCGACCAAACCCAACGCACCGGCACCCTAACCGATACGCCGCCTGCGGCTCCCGTCGGAAACGTTAAAAATGTAGCCAATGACAGAGAAATCGTCGTAGGGTATTTTTCAGCCTCTTCGACGTACAAAACGCTGTATTGGCTCCAACGCATCACCAACCCGGGAGCACCCATCGGGCTGTTCAGAGGGCTTTACGGACGCCCCCCCCCAATCCCTCCCGAAACTCCGCACCGTGCTCTGCGCGGAAAAACCGAACTCCATCAAACCCGAAGGTTGGCAGGATTGAGTATTTTATAA
- a CDS encoding M13 family metallopeptidase, which translates to MKRSSSLVYLALFGLVLAACKTDKSESTRTVFFDTSGMDTTINPADDFFNFASGNWMKKTQIPADQTGWGSFYTLYEENLNKLHSILEESLKATHPKGSLEQKVSDFYRSGMDTLTIEKKGIEPIKGYLAEIDRLKTPQDIMDYTAKLESPGGVWVGYYVAADEKNPGYNALQIAQTALSLPEKDYYFRTDAETKKVREAYKKYVATLFTLSGVDSTAAKKKAERMLALETEIAKSHRSPVELRNPELNYNKFAVKDLSALTPDIDWARFVKTMGAQTDTLIVGQPDYYKALSALLKTQPIDVLKDRMKLSVLSGAASSLTKAFRDAQFDFYGKTLNGQQVQDARWKQITNAVDGGLGDLLGQLFTQKYFTADAKDRMNELVNNLQDVYRDRIKRLDWMSDSTKTEAVKKLDAFIKKIGYPDKWKDYAEVDIVKDNFFANKREIAIYEGKRNLAKIGKPVDKTEWGMTAPTVNAYYNPTFNEIVFPAGILQFPFFDNAADDAINYGAIGAVIGHEMTHGFDDQGRQYNYMGMLKNWWKPADGDKFKRKAMVVVKQYSGYKVLDNMSVNGELTLGENLADLGGLSIAYEAFMKTKQAQSGEKIDGFTPQQRFFLGFAQVWRIKTRDESMRMRITMDPHSPEQFRVNGPLANMNEFYEAFNVRPTNKLYRPDSLRVRIW; encoded by the coding sequence ATGAAACGCTCTTCTTCCCTTGTTTATCTTGCACTTTTTGGCCTTGTATTGGCGGCCTGTAAAACGGATAAATCGGAATCAACCCGAACCGTATTTTTTGATACTTCCGGCATGGATACTACCATCAACCCGGCCGATGATTTTTTCAATTTTGCTTCCGGCAACTGGATGAAAAAGACCCAAATTCCCGCCGACCAAACGGGCTGGGGGTCTTTTTATACGCTTTACGAAGAAAACCTGAATAAGTTGCACAGTATCCTGGAAGAAAGTCTCAAAGCCACCCACCCCAAGGGCAGTTTGGAGCAGAAAGTAAGTGATTTTTACCGGTCGGGGATGGATACCCTGACCATTGAAAAGAAAGGTATTGAGCCCATTAAAGGGTATTTGGCCGAAATTGACCGACTCAAAACCCCGCAGGACATCATGGATTATACGGCCAAATTGGAGTCGCCCGGGGGTGTATGGGTGGGGTATTATGTAGCGGCCGATGAAAAGAACCCCGGGTACAATGCCTTACAGATCGCTCAAACGGCCCTTTCGCTGCCCGAAAAGGACTATTACTTCCGCACCGATGCCGAGACTAAAAAAGTACGGGAGGCGTATAAAAAATACGTGGCAACACTTTTTACCCTTTCGGGGGTAGATTCGACCGCCGCAAAGAAAAAAGCGGAAAGGATGCTGGCGCTGGAAACCGAAATCGCCAAATCCCACCGCAGTCCCGTTGAATTACGTAACCCTGAACTGAACTATAATAAATTTGCGGTCAAAGATTTATCGGCCCTGACCCCCGACATAGATTGGGCGCGTTTTGTGAAGACCATGGGTGCCCAAACGGATACGCTCATCGTTGGGCAGCCCGATTATTATAAGGCGTTGAGCGCATTGCTCAAAACACAGCCCATCGACGTACTGAAAGACCGCATGAAGCTGTCGGTACTGTCGGGTGCGGCCTCTTCGCTGACCAAAGCCTTTCGGGATGCACAGTTTGACTTTTACGGCAAAACCCTCAACGGCCAACAGGTGCAGGACGCCCGTTGGAAACAGATCACCAACGCCGTGGATGGCGGTCTGGGGGATCTGCTGGGGCAGTTATTTACCCAAAAGTACTTCACGGCCGATGCCAAAGACCGCATGAATGAGCTGGTCAACAATTTACAGGATGTGTACCGCGACCGCATCAAACGCCTCGACTGGATGTCGGACTCAACCAAAACGGAAGCGGTCAAAAAACTGGATGCCTTTATCAAAAAGATCGGTTATCCCGACAAATGGAAAGACTACGCCGAAGTGGACATTGTAAAAGACAATTTTTTTGCCAACAAACGTGAAATTGCCATCTACGAAGGCAAGCGCAACCTGGCCAAGATCGGCAAGCCCGTCGACAAGACCGAATGGGGTATGACCGCACCCACCGTCAACGCCTATTATAATCCTACCTTTAACGAGATCGTGTTTCCGGCGGGCATTCTCCAGTTTCCGTTCTTTGACAATGCCGCCGACGACGCCATCAACTACGGGGCCATCGGTGCCGTGATCGGCCACGAAATGACGCACGGCTTTGACGATCAGGGACGTCAATACAACTACATGGGTATGTTGAAAAACTGGTGGAAACCCGCCGACGGCGACAAGTTTAAGCGCAAAGCCATGGTGGTGGTGAAGCAATACAGCGGCTACAAAGTGCTGGACAACATGAGCGTGAACGGAGAGCTGACCTTGGGCGAAAATCTGGCCGACCTCGGAGGGCTTTCGATTGCGTACGAAGCCTTTATGAAAACCAAACAGGCCCAAAGTGGCGAAAAGATCGACGGTTTTACCCCGCAGCAGCGCTTCTTTCTCGGATTTGCGCAGGTATGGCGCATCAAGACCCGGGACGAAAGCATGCGGATGCGTATCACGATGGACCCGCACTCTCCCGAACAGTTCAGGGTCAACGGGCCGTTGGCAAACATGAACGAATTTTACGAGGCATTCAACGTCAGACCGACCAATAAGCTCTACCGACCCGACAGCCTTCGCGTGCGGATCTGGTAA
- a CDS encoding sialidase family protein, translating to MFQKTALALLIAFSSARAQQTLFSAKGLQPALCAGEKGTIEMVFGKGNAIYYSFSENKGQHFSPPILVDSLPGLHLGASRGPQIASSGASTVITAIDKQGNVYAYVHDRTTGKWQTKRRVNDVPEIAKEGFNALASDGKGTFFVLWLDLRDDKQNKLYGSVSHDGGLTWAKNTLIYRSPDATVCECCQPSVLMNDRRVYIMFRNWINGSRDMYVTISEEDGTAFLPAVKMGEGTWKLNACPMDGGGMSVTKSGVLTTVWRREKQLFTSTMGVAEVFLAEGRNASIATTARHTFIAWQDQGQVWFRQSSQKLPVSLGTGRFPRVLALNETQAFCVWEDNQTLRGKLLTEE from the coding sequence ATGTTCCAAAAAACAGCGTTAGCCCTTCTCATTGCTTTTTCGTCTGCCCGTGCGCAGCAGACGCTTTTTTCGGCCAAAGGCCTGCAGCCGGCGCTGTGTGCGGGCGAAAAGGGAACCATAGAGATGGTGTTTGGGAAGGGAAATGCAATTTATTATTCATTTTCAGAAAACAAAGGGCAACATTTTTCGCCCCCTATCTTAGTGGACAGTCTTCCGGGCCTGCATTTAGGAGCTTCGAGAGGGCCGCAAATTGCCTCTTCCGGAGCCTCTACGGTCATAACCGCCATTGATAAACAGGGGAATGTGTATGCGTATGTACACGATCGTACCACGGGAAAATGGCAAACCAAGCGCAGGGTCAACGATGTACCTGAAATAGCAAAAGAAGGGTTCAATGCGTTGGCGAGCGACGGAAAGGGAACGTTCTTTGTGCTCTGGCTCGACCTCAGAGACGATAAGCAAAACAAACTCTACGGCAGCGTTTCCCATGACGGCGGCCTGACGTGGGCAAAAAATACACTCATTTATCGCTCCCCCGACGCAACGGTCTGCGAGTGCTGTCAACCCTCCGTGCTGATGAACGACCGACGGGTGTACATTATGTTCCGAAATTGGATCAACGGTTCCCGTGATATGTACGTCACGATTTCCGAAGAGGACGGTACTGCGTTTTTGCCCGCGGTCAAAATGGGCGAAGGAACGTGGAAACTGAATGCCTGCCCCATGGACGGCGGCGGAATGAGTGTGACAAAAAGCGGAGTGCTGACGACGGTGTGGCGACGGGAAAAACAACTCTTTACCTCCACAATGGGCGTGGCGGAAGTGTTTTTGGCCGAAGGCCGTAATGCTTCCATTGCCACTACCGCCCGACACACCTTTATTGCCTGGCAGGATCAGGGTCAGGTGTGGTTCCGGCAGTCGTCGCAGAAGTTGCCCGTCAGCCTGGGAACGGGTCGTTTTCCCCGCGTTTTGGCGCTCAACGAAACACAGGCGTTTTGTGTGTGGGAAGATAACCAAACCCTCCGAGGAAAGCTTCTGACGGAAGAGTAA
- a CDS encoding glycoside hydrolase family 2 TIM barrel-domain containing protein — protein sequence MLFLKRDFFSVLNSGLFVLLIALLSGCGEVENSNLRRKVYIEKKDGRYTLYKDGKPFFIKGASGYSYGSVLKASGGNTFRTWDTTRLAVVLDSALANDLSVIVGFYLPDYHETAFFEDPGQVAQMHKAYQNVVNRFKHHPSLLMWSVGNEVILPYNPSYNNFYTVFNSLVDMVHRDDPDHPVTTVLLNFDQKSIFNLVLRCDVDILSFNIYSRINTLRDDLAAIKWLWSGPYMLSEWGINGPWGGTEQTAWGAYLELNSSEKAALCMTRYRQYMPLEDSRFFGSCLFYWGHKQEGTHTWFSLFDEAGALSETVGTMRFLWTGKSSQNEFPVVKSLLLNSKKAKDNILLTPNTPAVAALSASGEGIKTIKWQLFKEDWLRINNRAGTQKLTPMPQLNKSSTEAEITFTVPEEEGPYRLFATIYNNRGNYATCNIPFYVVSPQ from the coding sequence ATGTTGTTTTTGAAAAGAGACTTCTTTAGTGTTCTCAATTCCGGACTTTTTGTGCTGCTTATCGCTTTACTGTCCGGGTGTGGAGAAGTCGAAAACAGTAATCTTCGGCGAAAGGTCTATATCGAAAAGAAAGACGGCAGGTATACGTTATACAAAGACGGCAAGCCTTTTTTTATCAAAGGAGCTTCAGGGTATTCGTATGGATCGGTGTTGAAGGCATCGGGCGGAAATACCTTTAGGACGTGGGATACAACGCGTTTGGCCGTGGTTTTAGACAGTGCGTTGGCCAATGATCTCTCCGTGATTGTGGGGTTCTACCTGCCGGATTATCATGAAACGGCCTTTTTTGAGGACCCCGGGCAGGTAGCACAAATGCATAAAGCGTATCAAAACGTCGTAAACCGATTTAAGCATCATCCGTCTCTGTTGATGTGGTCTGTCGGCAATGAAGTTATTCTTCCTTACAATCCCTCCTATAATAATTTTTACACAGTCTTTAATAGTTTAGTCGATATGGTTCATAGAGATGATCCCGACCATCCCGTTACGACAGTTCTCCTGAATTTTGACCAAAAATCAATTTTTAATTTGGTGCTTCGCTGCGATGTCGACATTTTGTCATTTAATATATACAGCCGGATCAACACCCTGCGTGATGATTTGGCGGCGATTAAATGGCTTTGGAGCGGCCCCTATATGCTGTCGGAGTGGGGTATTAACGGCCCTTGGGGAGGAACCGAACAGACTGCCTGGGGGGCGTACCTGGAACTTAATTCAAGTGAAAAGGCCGCACTTTGCATGACCCGCTACCGGCAATATATGCCCTTGGAAGATTCCCGTTTTTTTGGGTCGTGTTTGTTTTATTGGGGGCATAAACAGGAAGGGACGCATACGTGGTTCAGTCTTTTTGATGAGGCCGGGGCGTTATCCGAGACGGTTGGTACGATGAGGTTTCTTTGGACCGGGAAATCCTCCCAAAACGAGTTTCCCGTGGTAAAATCCCTTTTACTTAATTCAAAAAAGGCCAAAGACAATATTTTGCTTACGCCCAATACACCTGCGGTGGCGGCGCTGAGTGCTTCGGGCGAAGGCATCAAAACAATAAAGTGGCAATTGTTCAAAGAGGATTGGCTGCGAATAAACAACCGGGCCGGTACCCAAAAGCTCACCCCGATGCCTCAGCTGAATAAAAGCTCAACAGAAGCCGAGATCACCTTTACCGTGCCTGAGGAGGAGGGACCCTACCGGCTTTTTGCCACTATATACAACAACCGGGGGAATTATGCCACCTGCAACATCCCTTTTTACGTAGTAAGTCCCCAATGA